In Anseongella ginsenosidimutans, one genomic interval encodes:
- a CDS encoding S41 family peptidase: MNGRQRRRTMYNLRLAMAGALIMVLGMYFGSKMNDNSGLRSAFDFPFNFRKSDKLEEIMELIEERYVDSIDFARLERNALEEILKHLDPHSSYIPASEFKRMNAKLKGRFDGIGVEFRMMNDTVLAVTVERDGPAEQAGIRPGDKIITVDGTTVSGEGMTNGSIVNLIRGPEGTSVRLEVKRYKTPDILEFDVKRGKIPINSVEVSFMLNEETGYIKVNRFAASTHSEFVLAAGELKDLGMINMVLDLRNNGGGYLSQAIALADEFLTRRQLIVYTEGYNYPKEEYFATSNGLFEEGKLVVLINEGTASASEVLSGALQDLDRATLIGRRSFGKGLVQRQTTFPDGSALRLTIARYYTPLGRSIQKPYSQGTDVYFQELSRRLERGELYSLDSMEAAFPDSLKVVTAAGKVLYGGGGILPDIFVPVDTVGVTAFYRELYANDVVYDFTYRYIDRQMASLSAYESLDDFAASFSLADSSFARLVSLAAEEEVRAPEPEVSASEALLKNQVKALIARRFWGYAGFYKVTLTRDEAINQALQVISE, translated from the coding sequence ATGAACGGGCGACAAAGAAGAAGAACTATGTATAATTTGCGCCTGGCAATGGCTGGGGCGCTTATCATGGTGCTTGGAATGTACTTTGGCAGCAAGATGAATGACAATAGCGGGCTGCGGAGTGCATTCGATTTTCCCTTCAACTTCCGGAAGTCAGATAAACTCGAGGAGATCATGGAACTTATCGAGGAACGTTACGTTGATTCCATTGATTTTGCCAGGCTGGAGCGGAATGCCCTGGAAGAGATCCTCAAGCACCTGGACCCTCACTCCAGCTATATTCCTGCCTCTGAATTCAAGCGCATGAACGCGAAGCTGAAGGGCCGGTTTGACGGGATCGGCGTCGAATTCAGGATGATGAATGACACGGTACTGGCTGTTACCGTGGAGCGGGACGGACCGGCGGAACAGGCCGGGATCAGGCCGGGAGACAAGATCATTACTGTGGATGGGACAACTGTTTCGGGTGAAGGAATGACGAACGGAAGCATCGTGAACCTTATCCGCGGGCCGGAAGGTACTTCGGTTCGCCTTGAAGTGAAAAGATACAAGACGCCGGATATCCTGGAGTTTGACGTAAAACGCGGTAAGATCCCTATCAATAGTGTGGAAGTGAGCTTTATGCTCAATGAAGAAACAGGCTATATCAAGGTGAACCGTTTCGCGGCCAGTACGCATAGCGAATTTGTGCTGGCAGCAGGCGAGTTGAAAGACCTTGGGATGATAAATATGGTGCTTGACCTCAGGAACAACGGCGGCGGGTACCTTTCCCAGGCGATTGCCCTTGCGGATGAATTTCTTACCAGGCGCCAGCTGATCGTTTATACCGAAGGCTATAATTACCCGAAAGAAGAATATTTTGCTACCTCCAACGGGCTTTTTGAGGAAGGAAAGCTGGTGGTGCTTATTAACGAAGGAACGGCTTCGGCCAGCGAGGTGCTTTCGGGGGCGCTGCAGGACCTGGACCGGGCAACGCTGATAGGCCGCCGTTCTTTCGGCAAGGGGCTGGTGCAGCGGCAAACTACCTTTCCCGACGGTTCGGCGCTGCGCCTTACCATTGCCCGTTACTACACGCCGCTCGGGCGTTCCATCCAGAAACCTTACAGCCAGGGAACGGACGTGTATTTCCAGGAACTGAGCCGGCGTCTTGAAAGAGGAGAGCTTTACTCCCTGGATAGCATGGAAGCCGCTTTTCCGGATTCGCTGAAAGTGGTTACCGCAGCCGGCAAAGTGTTATACGGCGGCGGCGGCATATTGCCGGATATTTTTGTACCAGTTGATACTGTTGGGGTTACGGCTTTTTACCGGGAACTGTACGCCAATGACGTAGTGTATGATTTTACGTACCGGTATATAGACCGGCAGATGGCCTCGCTTTCGGCTTATGAAAGCCTTGACGATTTCGCGGCATCCTTCTCGCTGGCTGATTCGAGTTTTGCCCGCCTGGTGAGCCTGGCTGCGGAAGAAGAAGTAAGGGCGCCGGAGCCGGAAGTCAGCGCTTCGGAGGCCTTGCTGAAGAACCAGGTTAAGGCTTTGATTGCAAGGCGGTTCTGGGGATACGCGGGTTTCTATAAGGTTACCCTGACGCGTGACGAGGCCATTAACCAGGCGCTGCAGGTAATTAGTGAATAA
- the der gene encoding ribosome biogenesis GTPase Der has translation MSNIVAIVGRPNVGKSTLFNRLTETRQAIVDNVSGVTRDRHYGFAEWTGRPFTVIDTGGFVAHSEDVFEKAIREQVHIAIEEATVLLFVVDVTTGVTDMDDHIAALLRRSNKPVLVVANKVDNNKQLPDIHEFHSLGLGEIFGIAANSGSGTGELLDAVVSHLNPDAETDKEKLPGFAIVGRPNVGKSSLINALLGKDRNIVTTVAGTTRDAIETTYNQFGYEFRLIDTAGLRKKTKVKENIEFYSVMRTIKAVEQADICILMIDAGSEFESQDVNIFHLAEKKRKGVVIVVNKWDLIEKDQASTRHYEKQIREKIAPFTDVPILFTSVPEKQRILKVIETAFKVFKNREKHIPTSKLNDVMLEVINQTPPPSLKGKYIKIKYITQLKSASPAFAFFCNLPQYIKDPYKRFLENKLRENFDFSGVPVSIYFRQK, from the coding sequence ATGAGCAATATAGTAGCAATCGTTGGAAGGCCCAACGTAGGAAAATCCACCCTGTTTAACCGGCTTACGGAAACCAGGCAGGCCATCGTTGACAATGTCAGCGGGGTAACCAGGGACAGGCACTACGGCTTCGCCGAATGGACGGGAAGGCCTTTTACGGTCATTGATACGGGCGGATTCGTCGCGCATTCCGAAGATGTATTTGAGAAGGCCATCCGGGAGCAGGTACACATTGCCATTGAAGAAGCTACGGTGCTGCTTTTCGTGGTAGACGTAACCACCGGCGTAACCGATATGGACGATCATATCGCCGCTCTCTTACGGCGCAGCAATAAACCGGTATTGGTGGTCGCCAATAAGGTGGACAATAATAAACAACTACCCGATATTCATGAGTTCCATTCGTTAGGGCTCGGAGAAATATTTGGCATCGCCGCCAACAGTGGCAGCGGCACAGGCGAATTACTCGACGCGGTTGTAAGCCACCTGAATCCGGATGCAGAGACGGATAAAGAAAAACTTCCGGGTTTTGCCATCGTAGGACGGCCGAACGTGGGCAAATCTTCTCTGATCAACGCCTTGCTGGGCAAGGACCGGAACATTGTAACCACTGTCGCGGGAACTACCCGTGACGCCATTGAAACAACGTACAACCAGTTCGGGTACGAATTCAGGCTTATCGATACCGCCGGGCTAAGGAAGAAAACAAAGGTGAAGGAAAACATCGAGTTCTATTCCGTGATGCGAACCATTAAGGCGGTAGAACAAGCCGATATCTGCATTTTAATGATCGATGCCGGCAGTGAGTTTGAATCACAGGACGTAAATATCTTCCACCTTGCAGAAAAGAAACGGAAAGGCGTGGTCATCGTGGTCAACAAGTGGGACCTCATAGAAAAAGACCAGGCAAGCACCCGGCATTACGAAAAGCAGATCCGGGAAAAGATAGCCCCGTTTACCGATGTCCCTATACTTTTCACGTCTGTTCCGGAGAAACAGCGTATTCTGAAAGTGATAGAGACCGCGTTCAAGGTATTTAAGAACCGGGAGAAACATATCCCCACCTCAAAACTTAATGATGTCATGCTGGAAGTCATCAACCAGACTCCGCCCCCTTCCCTGAAAGGAAAGTACATTAAGATCAAGTATATCACGCAGTTAAAAAGCGCGTCGCCGGCTTTTGCCTTCTTCTGTAACCTGCCCCAGTACATAAAGGATCCCTATAAACGCTTCCTTGAAAATAAACTCAGAGAAAATTTTGACTTCAGCGGAGTTCCGGTAAGTATTTACTTCCGCCAGAAATAA
- the modA gene encoding molybdate ABC transporter substrate-binding protein, whose protein sequence is MKKARTIFLVLSCLLPAGCRPENSENLVIAAAANTRFAMEELVAAFSRETGIMCETIFASSGKLTVQIRQGAPFDVFIAADMNYPEKLFREGFSKKPPRLYAYGKLVLWSSDTSRLLAGKNVNHIALANPRTAPYGQAAVEALKSFALYKAVESKLVYGESISEVNHFIISGTAEMGFTSLSSVMAGEMKGKGQWILIDTASYSRLTQGAVLLKRSKRRPQAQRFYDFLLSHKGKQILREFGYKVNQND, encoded by the coding sequence ATGAAGAAGGCACGCACAATTTTCCTTGTTCTCAGCTGTTTACTGCCAGCAGGCTGCCGTCCGGAAAATTCTGAGAACCTGGTTATTGCTGCTGCTGCCAATACCCGCTTCGCTATGGAGGAACTGGTGGCCGCCTTTAGCAGGGAAACGGGCATCATGTGCGAAACAATTTTTGCTTCTTCAGGGAAATTAACTGTCCAGATCCGCCAGGGCGCCCCTTTCGACGTGTTTATCGCTGCGGATATGAACTACCCGGAAAAGTTGTTCCGGGAGGGCTTCAGCAAAAAGCCTCCCCGCTTGTACGCTTACGGAAAGCTGGTCTTGTGGAGCAGTGATACATCTCGTCTCCTGGCAGGAAAAAACGTAAATCATATCGCCCTGGCAAACCCGCGCACGGCCCCCTACGGGCAAGCCGCTGTCGAAGCGTTAAAAAGTTTTGCCCTGTATAAAGCCGTTGAATCCAAGCTGGTCTATGGTGAAAGCATTTCCGAAGTAAATCACTTTATTATTTCAGGGACTGCTGAAATGGGGTTCACTTCCCTTTCTTCGGTGATGGCCGGGGAAATGAAAGGCAAAGGACAGTGGATCCTGATTGATACCGCGAGCTATTCCAGGCTAACGCAGGGAGCTGTTCTTCTAAAAAGAAGCAAAAGAAGACCGCAGGCGCAAAGGTTTTATGACTTTTTGCTTAGCCATAAAGGGAAACAGATCTTACGTGAATTCGGCTATAAGGTAAACCAAAATGATTAA
- the era gene encoding GTPase Era → MTHKAGFVSIIGKPNAGKSTLMNAMVGEKMSVITSKAQTTRHRIIGIVNEPDMQMVFSDTPGMIEPKYGLQKSMMSSVNESLTDADVVLLVTDVNERHDESRMVEKLKRLEAPVAVLINKADTSDEATLKEKVLYWEQTLQPKAVFVISAREGYNVQAVYEFIKENLPEHPPFYGEDELTDRNERFFVSEIIRGKIFEHCRKEIPYSTEVVINSFKEEPGINRISAEIITERDTQKGIIIGKNGELLKKIATASRLEMEEFLQKKVFLEVHVKVIKDWRNRENYLKQFGYE, encoded by the coding sequence ATGACGCATAAGGCAGGCTTCGTAAGTATCATTGGAAAACCTAACGCGGGTAAATCTACGCTCATGAATGCCATGGTCGGAGAGAAGATGTCGGTGATCACATCAAAGGCGCAAACCACGCGCCACCGCATCATCGGGATCGTGAATGAACCGGACATGCAAATGGTGTTTTCAGATACGCCGGGAATGATCGAGCCCAAATACGGCCTGCAGAAATCCATGATGAGCAGCGTTAACGAGTCGCTGACAGATGCGGACGTGGTATTATTAGTGACCGATGTCAACGAGCGTCATGATGAAAGCAGGATGGTAGAAAAATTAAAGCGCCTGGAAGCCCCCGTGGCCGTACTGATCAACAAAGCCGACACCTCGGATGAAGCCACCCTGAAGGAAAAGGTGCTTTACTGGGAGCAGACGCTGCAGCCTAAGGCCGTATTTGTCATCTCCGCCCGGGAAGGCTATAACGTGCAGGCGGTCTATGAATTCATCAAGGAAAACCTGCCGGAACACCCGCCTTTTTACGGAGAAGACGAACTCACCGACAGGAATGAACGTTTTTTCGTGTCAGAGATAATCAGGGGAAAGATCTTCGAGCATTGCCGGAAGGAAATCCCCTACAGCACAGAAGTGGTGATCAATTCCTTTAAAGAGGAACCCGGCATCAACCGCATCAGCGCGGAGATCATTACGGAAAGGGATACTCAAAAAGGGATCATTATCGGCAAGAACGGCGAGCTTTTGAAAAAAATCGCTACCGCCTCAAGGCTGGAAATGGAAGAGTTCCTGCAGAAAAAAGTTTTCCTGGAAGTACATGTAAAAGTAATCAAAGACTGGCGGAACCGGGAAAATTACCTCAAACAATTTGGATACGAATGA
- the modB gene encoding molybdate ABC transporter permease subunit, translated as MINWEPLVLSFKLAFITTLLLLALSVPLAYWLACTRTRIKPLIEALISLPLVLPPTVLGFYLLIAFSPAGAFGSWLDQWIGLRLVFSFEGLVLASVIYSLPFMVQPIQSGLSGISPSLAEAAHVLGKSKTTTLFKVLLPNIKPALLTGIVLTFAHTLGEFGVVLMIGGNIPGRTRVASIAIYNEVEALSYGTANKYSLVLLAVSFFILLIVYLVRGGYLFKSGWND; from the coding sequence ATGATTAACTGGGAACCACTGGTACTTAGTTTTAAGCTGGCATTCATCACCACGCTGCTGCTGCTGGCGCTATCGGTTCCGCTGGCATACTGGCTGGCCTGTACCCGCACCCGGATAAAGCCGCTGATTGAGGCGCTGATAAGTTTGCCGCTGGTGCTTCCGCCAACCGTATTGGGTTTCTATTTACTGATCGCCTTCAGTCCTGCCGGCGCTTTCGGAAGCTGGCTGGATCAATGGATAGGCCTGCGTCTTGTATTTTCTTTTGAAGGCCTGGTGCTGGCTTCTGTCATTTACAGCCTGCCGTTCATGGTACAGCCCATTCAGTCAGGCTTATCCGGCATTTCGCCCTCCCTGGCTGAAGCCGCGCATGTGCTGGGAAAATCAAAAACAACGACGCTTTTTAAAGTGCTTCTTCCAAATATAAAACCCGCCCTGCTAACCGGCATCGTGCTGACCTTTGCCCATACGCTGGGTGAATTCGGAGTAGTGCTTATGATCGGGGGAAATATTCCAGGCAGGACGCGGGTTGCTTCCATTGCCATTTATAACGAAGTGGAAGCGCTCAGTTACGGAACAGCGAATAAATACTCCCTGGTCCTGCTTGCCGTTTCCTTTTTTATCCTGCTGATCGTGTATCTGGTCAGGGGCGGATATTTATTTAAGAGCGGATGGAATGATTGA
- a CDS encoding AAA family ATPase, giving the protein MKNVTGRQDEKALLLEIETSGEPELVAVYGRRRVGKTFLILSVFNEKLAFEFTGTHHATLNEQLENFSLALTRASKSLPLATPPNWINAFSLLIDYLTPLIKKQRKVIFFDEFPWINTPRSGFLKAFENFWNGWASRQQNLVVVICGSAASWMIQKVINNRGGLHNRVTRRIRLMPFTLGETADFLKARKINLDHYQILQLYMAMGGIPHYLKEVKIGESATQAIDRTCFTKDGLLHDEFKNLYYSLFDNASSHMEIIRALARKNSGLSRNEIIKFSKLTSGGGMTRLLDELTESGFITAYIPFNRTSKDSIYKLTDEYSRFYLKFIENSRSRGKGSWIRFSNGTSWKSWSGIAFENICMKHASRLKRALGIENVYAEISVWHSRPRNEEKGVQIDLLIDRQDQCINICELKFSTAAFEITKSYAAELESKVAAFRNQTRTRKTLFLTMVTTFGIKNPQKYAGLIQHDLKMDILFG; this is encoded by the coding sequence ATGAAAAATGTGACTGGCCGGCAAGACGAAAAAGCGCTCCTTTTGGAGATCGAAACGTCCGGGGAGCCGGAACTCGTTGCCGTTTATGGAAGAAGGCGGGTGGGAAAGACTTTTTTAATACTGAGCGTTTTTAATGAAAAGTTAGCTTTTGAATTTACAGGCACACATCACGCGACATTAAATGAGCAACTGGAAAACTTTAGCCTGGCATTGACGAGGGCATCAAAAAGCCTGCCGCTGGCTACGCCCCCTAACTGGATAAACGCATTTTCCTTATTGATTGACTACCTGACTCCCCTTATTAAAAAACAACGAAAAGTAATTTTTTTTGATGAATTCCCCTGGATAAATACTCCCCGTTCCGGCTTTCTAAAGGCATTCGAAAATTTCTGGAACGGCTGGGCCTCCCGTCAACAAAATCTGGTAGTTGTCATATGCGGATCGGCCGCCTCCTGGATGATACAGAAAGTTATCAATAACCGGGGAGGTTTGCACAACCGCGTTACCAGACGGATCAGGCTAATGCCCTTCACGCTGGGAGAAACAGCCGACTTTCTGAAAGCAAGAAAAATCAATCTTGATCATTATCAAATCCTGCAACTTTATATGGCAATGGGTGGGATTCCCCACTATTTAAAAGAGGTAAAAATTGGTGAAAGCGCCACTCAGGCCATTGACAGGACCTGTTTTACCAAGGATGGCTTACTTCATGACGAATTCAAGAACCTTTATTATTCCTTATTTGACAATGCCAGCTCTCACATGGAAATCATCCGGGCCCTGGCAAGAAAAAATTCAGGCCTCAGCAGGAACGAGATCATAAAATTTAGCAAACTAACATCCGGAGGCGGCATGACCAGGTTGCTGGATGAGCTAACTGAATCGGGCTTTATTACCGCCTACATTCCGTTTAACAGGACCTCCAAGGACAGTATTTACAAACTGACCGATGAATATTCCCGGTTTTACCTGAAATTTATAGAAAACAGCCGCTCACGTGGCAAGGGGTCATGGATACGTTTTTCCAACGGAACATCCTGGAAGAGTTGGAGCGGGATCGCATTCGAAAACATCTGCATGAAACACGCTTCCAGACTGAAAAGGGCGCTGGGAATTGAAAATGTTTATGCAGAAATCTCCGTATGGCACTCAAGGCCCCGAAACGAAGAAAAGGGAGTTCAAATAGATCTGCTGATCGACCGGCAGGATCAATGTATCAATATTTGTGAACTCAAATTTTCAACAGCAGCATTTGAGATCACGAAAAGCTATGCCGCTGAACTCGAAAGCAAGGTTGCCGCCTTCCGGAATCAAACCCGCACACGCAAAACACTCTTCCTCACCATGGTGACAACCTTTGGAATAAAAAATCCGCAAAAGTACGCCGGCCTTATCCAGCATGATCTGAAAATGGATATATTGTTCGGGTAA
- a CDS encoding putative sensor domain DACNV-containing protein, which produces MISEPTYLAARMVSSTLEAHFTEHWDAGCFGKKEEKQLPPAAYIEAIIDAAFWASLQREEGYSPKISLAFLKPAQAGKPLIFGQKVRLTPYNLVKLSPAVTQPGIHLGVWHEDNDLYIWGSTHFIPEFCFVLEVVEPGLLVVKHKQIGGFGKFVNVAILKGDQIKIVDKNSIASDTSPSLLTSLLGHPMSLRTGEAVNVLVELAASIRSHGKGALVLVVPPGTQKWRESVIHPISYPVIPAYEALADLLQMDEHQRGTPEWQESFLRAVDIVGGFTAVDGATILTQQHSLLAFGAKVARAAMSDPAEQVMMTEPVSGSEARIVHPAKIGGTRHLAAAQFVHDQRDSIALVASQDGRFTVFVWSEKLSMVHAHRIDVLLL; this is translated from the coding sequence ATGATCTCTGAACCTACATACCTTGCCGCCCGGATGGTTTCCTCCACGCTGGAAGCACATTTCACAGAACATTGGGATGCGGGCTGCTTCGGCAAAAAGGAGGAAAAGCAACTTCCGCCCGCCGCCTATATCGAAGCGATTATCGATGCTGCTTTTTGGGCAAGCCTGCAGCGCGAAGAAGGATATTCCCCCAAGATCTCACTTGCCTTTCTTAAACCTGCGCAGGCAGGGAAGCCGCTTATTTTTGGCCAGAAAGTAAGATTAACCCCTTATAATCTTGTAAAACTCTCCCCCGCCGTCACACAGCCGGGTATTCACCTTGGCGTCTGGCATGAAGATAATGATCTGTATATATGGGGCAGCACCCATTTCATCCCGGAATTTTGCTTTGTCCTGGAGGTGGTTGAACCGGGATTGCTGGTGGTGAAACACAAACAAATCGGCGGATTTGGAAAATTTGTGAACGTAGCTATTTTGAAAGGCGACCAGATCAAGATAGTAGATAAAAACAGCATTGCTTCGGATACGTCCCCTTCCTTACTCACGTCGCTGCTGGGACACCCTATGTCGCTGCGAACAGGTGAAGCGGTAAATGTCCTGGTAGAGCTGGCGGCGTCCATCCGCTCGCATGGCAAAGGCGCGCTGGTACTAGTAGTCCCTCCCGGAACTCAAAAATGGCGCGAATCGGTCATCCATCCTATTAGCTATCCCGTAATCCCTGCTTATGAAGCCCTGGCCGACCTTCTGCAAATGGACGAACATCAGCGGGGCACGCCGGAATGGCAGGAATCCTTTTTACGTGCCGTGGATATCGTCGGCGGCTTCACCGCGGTTGATGGCGCCACCATTTTAACACAGCAGCACAGCCTCCTGGCTTTTGGGGCTAAAGTTGCCAGAGCAGCCATGAGCGACCCGGCAGAACAGGTAATGATGACCGAACCAGTCTCCGGCTCGGAAGCCCGGATCGTTCACCCTGCGAAAATAGGCGGCACCCGCCACCTTGCAGCTGCCCAATTTGTCCATGACCAGCGTGACTCCATAGCGCTTGTTGCCTCCCAGGATGGCCGCTTTACCGTATTCGTCTGGTCGGAGAAGCTCAGCATGGTCCACGCCCACCGGATTGATGTATTGTTATTATAA
- a CDS encoding helix-turn-helix domain-containing protein, whose translation MIIDIVPQLAAIIFLLGVLWGLLKDNPRPWGNFIDQYNVYSDIPRWISVTVYLWLSERFLSGLKTKNDGQQYTDVKWLRHFVRIFLVFQLIWLLYLIPYVIPRYTDFMLDTFDWYPIYVPLALLIYWLGIKGYSMSYRLASRPPAKGSPSQSLSGEIVAQSIRQLQKAMEEDKLFLDRSFSLQRLSAHTGIPQKTISAVLNQHIDKSFNEFVNSYRVSTVKTSMLKPESRKLTIAALAFDAGFNSLATFQRAFKASENMTPKEFLSLHEKKRA comes from the coding sequence GTGATCATCGACATCGTCCCCCAACTGGCAGCAATTATTTTCTTGTTAGGCGTTCTTTGGGGCTTACTGAAAGATAATCCACGGCCATGGGGAAATTTTATCGACCAGTATAATGTCTATTCCGATATTCCCCGCTGGATATCGGTCACGGTTTATCTCTGGCTTTCTGAAAGGTTCCTTTCCGGATTAAAAACGAAGAACGATGGGCAGCAGTATACAGACGTTAAATGGCTGCGGCACTTCGTACGCATTTTCCTCGTTTTCCAGCTCATCTGGCTCCTCTACCTGATTCCCTACGTGATCCCCCGCTATACCGACTTCATGCTGGATACTTTTGACTGGTACCCTATCTACGTGCCCCTGGCGCTTTTGATTTACTGGCTGGGCATAAAAGGATACTCCATGTCTTACCGGCTTGCTTCCCGCCCGCCGGCAAAAGGAAGCCCTTCCCAGTCCCTGTCCGGAGAGATCGTCGCTCAGAGCATCAGGCAGCTTCAGAAAGCAATGGAGGAAGATAAACTGTTCCTTGATCGCTCCTTCAGCCTTCAGCGGCTTTCAGCGCACACCGGCATTCCGCAGAAAACCATTTCGGCCGTCCTGAACCAGCATATTGACAAAAGCTTTAACGAGTTTGTGAATAGCTACCGGGTCAGTACCGTAAAAACGAGCATGCTGAAGCCGGAAAGCCGGAAGCTAACCATTGCCGCCCTGGCCTTCGACGCGGGATTCAATTCCCTCGCTACCTTCCAGCGTGCATTCAAGGCGTCGGAGAACATGACGCCAAAGGAATTCCTTTCTCTTCACGAAAAGAAGCGTGCCTGA
- a CDS encoding alpha/beta hydrolase, translated as MDSIANKINADRAFFNDLGTIYPADKRVGITQEHIAGVSCYWFTPSQVEEERLIVYLHGGSFGLGSIQSHRAMVSHLASALTSKILFVEYSLAPEKPFPNAVNDVFSVYQQLILRSPKEKISLIGDSAGGGLAASFIHKAASEQIALPSCVVLISPWINLYCDTGSHITRKDMDKVLTKELLLEYAGYYANGNWEEADPARLNFERFPPLFILVGSDEILFDDSRIFYEKIRILQANCEMREYTNQGHVWLLADIDSASSKEALIHIDAFLRRTAG; from the coding sequence ATGGACAGTATAGCAAATAAAATAAATGCAGACAGGGCTTTCTTTAACGATTTAGGAACAATCTACCCGGCCGATAAACGTGTTGGCATAACGCAGGAACATATCGCAGGAGTTTCCTGTTATTGGTTTACCCCGTCGCAGGTTGAGGAGGAGAGGCTCATTGTGTATCTCCACGGGGGCTCATTCGGTCTGGGTTCCATTCAATCCCACCGGGCCATGGTCAGCCATTTGGCGTCAGCGCTTACCTCGAAAATTCTGTTTGTTGAATATTCCCTGGCACCCGAAAAGCCATTCCCAAACGCGGTAAACGATGTTTTTAGCGTGTATCAGCAACTTATACTGAGATCCCCTAAAGAAAAGATTTCGCTCATCGGAGACAGCGCCGGAGGCGGGCTTGCCGCATCATTCATACACAAGGCTGCATCGGAGCAAATTGCGTTGCCGTCATGTGTGGTCTTGATTTCACCCTGGATCAACCTTTACTGTGATACCGGATCACATATAACCAGGAAAGATATGGACAAGGTGCTAACAAAAGAACTGCTACTTGAATATGCCGGCTATTACGCAAACGGAAACTGGGAAGAGGCGGACCCTGCGCGGTTAAACTTTGAGCGCTTTCCTCCACTATTTATCCTGGTGGGCAGCGATGAAATATTGTTTGATGATTCAAGAATATTCTACGAAAAGATCAGAATCCTGCAGGCCAACTGCGAAATGAGAGAGTATACAAATCAGGGACACGTATGGTTATTGGCAGATATTGACTCAGCTAGTTCAAAGGAAGCCTTAATACATATCGATGCATTCTTACGGCGAACGGCGGGGTGA
- a CDS encoding sterol desaturase family protein encodes MFDNYISLEEIGAADWPNVILWAAPVMFILVFAEWGLSIYQNKDVYDKKDFLAAATIGLVNVGISALLKVIVFGAVLFFWNLVPWKIPATWWSFIPCFILLDLARYWAHRVAHEQRFWWATHVTHHNSQKYNFSVSFRLSWTQHIKFIFFVPVVMVGFDPFVFFICHQVAVLYQFWIHTEYIKKLPAPIEYIFTTPSHHRVHHASDKKYLDKNYGSTFIIWDRIFGTFMEEDERPHYGITKPVKSYNPIYLVFHEWADIVRDMKKARNFKEGFRILFSPPREEIAPNEPVTDAMATADSAVAEEAAIRNTPAVKKEVQQEG; translated from the coding sequence ATGTTTGATAATTATATATCCCTGGAAGAGATTGGTGCAGCAGATTGGCCAAATGTGATTTTGTGGGCGGCGCCCGTGATGTTTATCCTGGTTTTTGCAGAATGGGGATTAAGCATTTATCAAAATAAAGACGTCTATGACAAAAAGGATTTCCTGGCCGCTGCAACTATCGGCCTGGTAAATGTCGGCATCAGCGCCCTGTTAAAAGTTATTGTCTTTGGCGCCGTCCTCTTCTTCTGGAACCTGGTACCGTGGAAAATACCGGCCACGTGGTGGTCATTTATCCCCTGTTTTATCTTGCTTGACCTTGCCAGGTACTGGGCGCACCGGGTCGCCCATGAACAACGCTTCTGGTGGGCGACACATGTAACGCATCATAATTCACAGAAGTATAATTTTTCCGTATCCTTTCGCCTTAGCTGGACTCAGCATATAAAATTTATCTTTTTCGTGCCGGTAGTAATGGTGGGCTTTGATCCTTTTGTCTTCTTTATCTGCCACCAGGTAGCGGTGCTTTACCAGTTCTGGATCCATACCGAATATATTAAAAAGCTTCCGGCGCCCATCGAATACATATTCACGACACCTTCCCACCACCGGGTACACCATGCCAGCGACAAAAAATACCTGGACAAAAATTACGGTTCCACGTTCATTATCTGGGACCGCATTTTCGGGACGTTCATGGAAGAAGATGAAAGGCCGCATTACGGGATCACCAAGCCGGTTAAATCCTATAATCCCATTTACCTGGTATTCCATGAATGGGCAGATATCGTCCGGGACATGAAAAAAGCGCGAAATTTTAAGGAAGGATTCAGGATCCTGTTCAGCCCTCCCCGTGAAGAAATAGCGCCGAACGAGCCGGTAACGGATGCGATGGCAACCGCCGATTCAGCAGTTGCTGAAGAAGCAGCCATCAGAAACACGCCTGCCGTCAAAAAAGAGGTGCAACAAGAAGGATAA